tttgaataatttaaaaacaaaacaaaccagacTAAAAATTTaaatctttccctctctggctctctcacacacacacacacacgcacgcgcacacacacacacgcttgcataATGTGGTCAGCACAGTGCACGGCTTTGGGTTCGTCCTGCGTGGGTCATGTTGAGAGTCAGTAGTGGGGTCGGCCGTCGTCCTTGACGAATCTGGAGATGTAGGCCTCGTAGATCACGTCCAGGAAAGACGAGTCATTCtgaaacacaggaagagaggagccCAGGAGGTCAAACACTGCCCTGTCATAAAGCcctaaggtcaaaggtcaaacacTGCCCCCGTCATAAAGCCCTAAGGTCAAACACTGCCCCGTCTGTTCGCTGGAGAAAtaaagccctgtgtgtgtgcgctggagaaataaaggcctgtgtgtgtgcgctggagaaataaaggcctgtgtgtgtgtgctggagaaataaagccctgtgtgtgtgtgctggagaaataaaggcctgtgtgtgtgcgctggagaaataaaggcctgtgtgtgtgcgctggagaaataaaggcctgtgtgtgtgcgctggatAAAtaaagccctgtgtgtgtgcgctggagaaataaaggcctgtgtgtgtgcgctggagaaataaaggcctgtgtgtgtgcgctggagaaataaaggcctgtgtgtgtgcgctggagaaataaaggcctgtgtgtgtgcgctggagaaataaagccctgtgtgtgtgcgctggagTCAGAGGTGTTTGCTGAGGACGCGCGTGGCCCAGCCAGGCCCATTGTTTGCTGGGTAAttacactcagtgtgtgtgtgtgtgtgtgtgtgtgtgcccagccaGGCCCAGTGTTTGCTGGGTAATTAATtacactcagtgtgtgttgcCCTCGCATGGGCAGCATTATCCCCATGGCAACCTGGGCAGTCCAGCGCTACAGGAAGAGATCAGAGTCCGAAGGCAAACACTAACAGATGAGCAGatcaggagggtgtgtgtgtgtgttaactgacctgtatgaggtgtgtgtgtgtatgagcagaTCCTATTTCACCTGGGCACGCTCAGAGCAGGAGGATGTGTGACTGCTGTGTGCGCTCATCCGCAAgacatgtgtcagtgtgtgtgttaaatcacctgcatgaggtgtgtgtgtgagtgtgtgtgtgaactcatcCGCATCTGAgatttgtgagcgtgtgttaaATAgcctgtgtgaggtgtgtaggTGTTAAATCACCTGCATGACATGTGTGAGCGCGTGTCAACTCTGTGTTAACTGACCtgtataaggtgtgtgtgtgttaactgacctgtataaggtgtgtgtgtgtgttaactgacctgtataaggtgtgtgtgtgtgtgtgtgtgtgtgtgtgtgtgtgtgtgttaactgacctgtataaggtgtgtgtgtgtgtgtgttaactgacctgtatgagatgtgtgtgagtgttaactgacctgtatggtgtgtgtgtgtgtgtgtgtgtgtgtgtgtgtgtgtgtgtgtgttgactgatctgtacggtgtgtgtgtgtgtgtgtgtgtgtgtgtgtgtgtgtgtgttgactgatctgtatggtgtgtgtgtgtgtgtgtaactcacctgtatgaggtgtgtgagcGTGGCCTGTAGCTGGCTCCTGCTCAGGACTCTGGGCTCCTCTGGGTGGGGGGCGCTGCGGGGGGGCGGGGCCTGGGAGAAGACGCTGGGGGAGATGAGCAGGGCGGGGCCCACGGGGGCGGGGAGGCTCTgcagggagaacacacacacacacacacaacgtcacACGGGGAGCCCCAAGGAGCTGTGGtggacatgttcacacacacacacacgcacacacacgcacgcgcacgcacgcacgcacagacaaacggacacacacacacagacacagacacagacacagacacaggcacacgggGAGCCCCAAGGAGCTATGGtggacatgttcacacacacacacacacgcacacgcatgcacgcacaaacggacacacacacacagacagacagacaggcacagacacagacacaggcacacacacagacacacagacagacagacacaggcacaggcacagacacagacacagacacagacacagacacagaatgtcTGTGTTCTTATAGAGTGTTGGACACATGTGTTATGAGAAGTTGAGATGTTAGTTGgtcggtggtgtgtgtgtcatgaggcCTCACCTGGAAGTGCTGGCTGGAGTTGAGGCCCGCTGGGCCGGCGGTGCTGGTCTCTGTGGGCCgggtctggttctggttctggggCTGGTGGAAGCAGGGGGCCAGGGGAGGTCGGCTGTGCTCAGGTGCCTGGCTCTGGTTCAGGTTCTGCTCCTGCTGGACCAGCTGTAGGCGCTGCAGGAGCTCATGGGGGGAAACCACACCTGCGCTCACCTGGCCAGGAGGAGGCACACCTGAGCTCACCTGAGCAGGCAACACACCTGGACCCACCTGAGCAGGAGGATGCACCCCTGTGTTGACCTGGCCAGGCTGCAGCACACCTGGGCTCATCTGGAGGAGATGCAGGGCAGCGGGCGGCAGGGGCTTAACGGGGCTGTAGAAGAGAGGCTGgccggggggcgggggagggggctgcTGGGGGGGGCGGTGCTGGTGGTGGGGAGGCGGGGgctgatgggggtggggggggggggctgaagggGGTACTGGTGGGTTTGGGGCTGCTGGTGCTGGTAGATCTGGGGTTGCTGGTGTTGGTAGAGGTgggggtgctggtgctggtagACGTGGGGGTGCTGCTGCATGTGCTGCTGGAAGGCGCCCGCTATGGTCACCATGGGGTGCACAGCCTGAAGGCCTGAGAGGAGGGCCagctgagggggggggtgggacaCGGGGCGACACGGGGCAGAgacagacgaggaggaggaggaggaggaggccgggggaggagggtgaggagagagggggttagGGAAGAGTTTCTGGAGcgggtctcctcctcctcctcctcctcctcgctgcaGGCCGTTCTCACACACGCGTTTGTCGGGTGACTCAGTGGGCGGCTGCACCTCTGGCGCCCCCCGCTGGCCACTCATGAGCTTCTGGATGGCAGCGCAgggctgggaggaggaggaggaggagggtgggggggccgCGCCCAGCAGAGGGCCccccccagggctgacagggaCCGCCTGGGCAGAGGGGTCGTCGTAGGACAGGGAGCGCGCCACGGCCGGACGACCTCCGACCCCTGGACTCGGGCCCGAGTGGGACTGAGAGAAGGAGGGCGGGGCTGCAGCCTGAGGGCCGAACAACGAGGCCAGAGAGACGGGCTTGGAGTCTCcatcctgacagagagagagagagagagagagagagagagagagagagggagagagagagggagagagggaggaagagagagacagagatggagagagagagggagggagagaaagggaaatagagggagggagagagaaagggggggtgaaaaggcagcaaaaagaggagagatgaaacaTTTCTGTCATATTAaagaatgccacacacacagttcagggcccacacacacacacacacacacacacacacacagctcagggcCTACACACGTCAACCACAAAGCATACTGCACTTAAGAAAAACACCCTGAGCTCCAGGTAGCCTGGTTACAGGGGCAAACACACTCTTAAGGgttgaaacacaccaaacgtgTTTCTAAAAACATGACGCTAGCAAaagcattgtttcctatggtacggcgcgccttgcgtgtgcgccttttatcCGCCGCGCATTGCGTCTTTTCGAGCGTTTTTTTaggtgcgcttaaaagttgaactattctcaacttttcagcggaggcgcaccgctcatcaatgtcacactcggcccaggcaggttgcacACGCAGCTCCGCTTTATAGGCGctgggcaaaacagcctggtgcacctgcggctgttttgcctgccgcactttgccaagatgATTTTGAAGCGTCTGCGTCTTTAGAAACGCATTTGGTATGTTTCAGCCCtaactccaccacacacactctaactccacacacacactaactccaccaaacacactctaaaGCCTGATTTATGGTCGGCCTTTTACGCAGACACTCAAGACAGCACCTCTTGCGAGCACCTCCcccctccgagcacctctccacGGCTTGCGTGCACCTTCAAATGTTTTAACTATCCGACGAGGCGACGCAAGCCGCACAGAGAccgcagggctgtgattggtccaacccatcgctgtttaccttgtgggtagtagcatgctaatattagatagctggctcagacatcTCGGACGTATTTTTCACCCCTCAGACGTAtgtcagttacaataacaggggttttatctatttatctatttctaTTTTTTAATCTAAGCAaaacaaagtcaaacaaacaactttcatGTACAAATAAGACCATCTCACATtaactccgacacacacacacacacactaactccaccacccacccacacacacacacacacacacacagtaagccccaccaacacacactaaccccaccacacacttaaacacttagagagagagagaggtacagagaggtagagagagtgagttagtgaaagagagggagcgcgcgaaagcgagagagagaggtagagtgagagaggtagagtgagagcgggtgaaagagagagcgcgaaagagagagcgaggtagAGTGAGAgcgggtgaaagagagagcgcgaaagagagagagagagggttcacATTCCTGAGTCCCAGAGtccagacagaggcagacatgGTGGCCAGCCAAGGTCCCCTTCCCTTCAGCAGCAACCCATTCAAGGACATTGAAGGACATTGAAGGACTCTCAAGCACCAGCTCAAGTGCATCTGCTCCACGCTACACACTCTgcggccttcacacacacacacacacagctggccagGGCCAGACTCACTTCCTGGGCCGGTTCCATGGCTAGAAGCAAAATGGGTCAAATACTGATAACGGTAGAGAGACATAAAGCACATATAAAGAACGCTACCGTGGACaccatgttttgttttgctttttgcactctactttccactttactttttttatattcattgtttatatatttgcatcgtatatattgtgttttttggttcttatgtgtagtacttttcctatgtgtagtacttattgtgtttctatgtttgtatgttttatgtttactgtatgcaccttcacaccagaaaaaattccaagtaggtgtaaacctacttggcaataaatcccattctgattctgattctgattacgCTATAGTGCCGCGGCTAACAAGGGGAATGCTAACATGGAGACACTCTCTACAAGAGGGAGATCTACGGCCCGATACCAGCTAACCGGCTAACATCAGAACTGCAGTGACTTCCAAATTCTCTCAAATTCAGGCACGTTACAGGACACCCAAGAAACACAGCGACTGTCATGTACCACTAGCGCGTATCAGGTTGGTAATTATCACGTCACCTTGCAGCCCACATATGGTGTGGCCCATACGTCCTGTGTGCAACGTATAACGCATACGTCCTGTGTTCCACGTATAACGCATACATCCTGTGTGCCACGTATAACGCATACATCCTGTGTATAACGCATACATCCTTTGTATAACGCATACGTCCTGTGTGCCACGTATCACGCATACGTCCTGTGTATAACGCATACGTCCTGTGTGCCACGTATCACGCATACATCCTGTGTGCCACGTATAACGCATACATCCTGTGTATAACGCATACATCCTGTGTATAACGCATACATGCTGTGTATAACGCATACATCCTGTGTATAACGCATACGTCCTGTGTGCCACGTATAACGCAGGACAGTATAGAGCAATCTAGTATACGCTCAGTGGGCTCCATCAACGCCAGACCTGCTCCATCTGAATTGCTTTTCCTAAAACAGTCCAACAGCGCACATAATCCATTTCAGCAAATCTGGGGTTGCCCACAGGATTTGTCTAATGCAGCCAATATTTGGAGAGGCTTAATATTGACAGTGCCTCTGTTTTAAGCTCCATAATGCTGATCTCCTGGTGCCACCATGCGGATTTCTCACACGGGCTAATTAGCACGTCAGGCTAACCAGAGCAGACAGCATTGGTGTTCATGTCTGTGGGAGCTGACCTACAGCGCTAGCCTACAGCGCTAGCCCCCCGACTGGCTTTAATGACACCAGGAAGGGGCTTGGCAAGAAGTCTCCCCTCTGCGGTCTAAGGGCGTATAGTTTGACCTCTGCGGTCTGAGGGCGTTTTCACACGTATAGTTTGACCTCTGCGGTCTAAGGGCGTTTTCACACGTATAGTTTGGCTGTCCGAGTCAGTTGGTGAGTTTGTAAGCTTGGAGCGATAATCTCCTTGGTTCGgcttctcttcacacacagaaaaatccAAGTGAACCAAAATCAGAGAGGTAGAAGAAAAAACTGCTCTGACTATAAAATGCATCACTTCAAACCATGTGAGAATGTCCACTCCGCTGATTGGTCAGATGTGCCGGGGGCGGAGGCAAAAGGTAAATACAGGAAGAAGGTTCGTGTCCCGGAGGACTAGTGCATATTTCTATGAGAAACATTGCTGTGCAATATAACTCGGAGCAATGGCAGATTTGGCATT
The sequence above is drawn from the Clupea harengus chromosome 16, Ch_v2.0.2, whole genome shotgun sequence genome and encodes:
- the dcp1b gene encoding mRNA-decapping enzyme 1B, coding for MLTKARNEYDKGKPSSEPKEIGGGGGAIHDNPHLIKPIPLKPTDRQRLLQHKAAAPPSFSQSHSGPSPGVGGRPAVARSLSYDDPSAQAVPVSPGGGPLLGAAPPPSSSSSSQPCAAIQKLMSGQRGAPEVQPPTESPDKRLALLSGLQAVHPMVTIAGAFQQHMQQHPHPPPPHHQHRPPQQPPPPPPGQPLFYSPVKPLPPAALHLLQMSPGVLQPGQVNTGVHPPAQVGPGVLPAQVSSGVPPPGQVSAGVVSPHELLQRLQLVQQEQNLNQSQAPEHSRPPLAPCFHQPQNQNQTRPTETSTAGPAGLNSSQHFQSLPAPVGPALLISPSVFSQAPPPRSAPHPEEPRVLSRSQLQATLTHLIQNDSSFLDVIYEAYISRFVKDDGRPHY